DNA sequence from the Uloborus diversus isolate 005 chromosome 1, Udiv.v.3.1, whole genome shotgun sequence genome:
ttaactttccaatttaggaaccaaaactaaaaattatttaaaaaaaaaaaagcagaaatgtcaaaatgttcagaacataattatttgttttacttcgtatatctgtttacgaaacattaattAGAGCAAGCactaacttttagtttatgtgttCATTGTTTAGATGTttgtaaatcaattgttttacttaaacaagccatacttgtttatTGAAATCATTTTCAAGTGTTTGTTACATCTCTGGCACGCAAGAATCATTTTAATGTGAAGGACAACCCTGGGGTAAAAATGGTAACAGTAACCGCTGCTAACTCAATGGGTATGATATGGAAATATTTTCGATATTGAATTGGATAAAACACATTTGAATTTATGCTGCTTTAAAGTGTTGACTGAGAAAGTAGCATCAACACTCAGTAAAACTCACATAGTCACATCTTTCACTTAATTGAACCATGTTGAACGATAGTGGCgaatacagtggtggtaaaaaaaaattgcatcacccgcgccgcaaaagagaatatcatcccgactgcactCAACACACAGTCaggcatcccgtatcccagatgatttggggatctattactgatcaaggagttggtgggcttcactttgtgcaaggaacagtaaacgctcaggtgtatatttgcattttggaggagaaattgccccctactatccgggatcactttacttcagttccaaacgtcattttccaggatgattctgctccgtgccatagggcaaaaccgGTAAGTAACAATTCAAAAACCTTTATCCccccattagacttaaattgacatggggttaagtagtttttttcctctaaactcacacgcggattcagaaatggaaaaatgagcgtggggtcagcagtttgccttggcccggaaacagccccgatctacgtaaacaatgatcggattcctgccgttaaatgtttatttcttaagtttttcagaatttcacatacattcatcgttaatcggttgaCCAAAACTTTTCACATAATCCCATCGTTGTACATTGGAAGGTTGGAATATAACCCCCTCCGAAactcagaatttttccatttttgaccATAGAATAGGACTAAAACAAACTGTATCTCCCTCCGCAATTTAACCATATCCTCCTCCGAAATTTTCTCTCTCTACGCAACTGTAGAAGGCAAATCAAACCAATGTTGTATTAACGaatgataaaaaatatcatttctttctGAACATAAAATTAGCATCTTCGGCTGCACCACGAAATTTGCGAAATTAGTTATTTCTATTAAAAAGAGATGCAAATCAATTATCCATATCTATATGAGCGACGGTTAATAAATACCTAATtatataaaaaggtaagtaaaataaaagttagaGTATAACTCAGAAATAAATCAGCTCGAGtttcacaatattaaaaaattactaattagtaatgcaaaaacaaaaacagcaaaaaaaaaaaaaaaaaaagaccgcttGATGAATAATTTATACTTTAACCGCGTAAAAATTGTTCtcaattcattttataaattaaaaacaactgcctttaaaatgtttccaaattttgaAACTGGTCAATCGAAAAATTATCTTCGTTCGGTAATATCTTCGGATCTTCGTTCGGTTCTTCTTTATCTTCGATCGGATCTTCGTACGATCATCTTCGTtcggtaatctttactaataataaagctgaaagtctggaacTCTTTATatctagatgtctggatctctctgacgCGCGAAACGCccagactgttcggccgatttttatgaaatttggcataaaattagtttgcagcacaggggtgtgcacctcgaagcgatatttcgaaaattcgattttgctctttttttattccaattttaagagcattttatcgagcaaattatcataacatggacgagcaaattaccataacatgggcgagcaaattaacatagcatattgtcgagaaattcatcatccattatttgtaaatatacaggcgaaccaaatgaccttttaattttctactacggacaaagttGCGCTGGTACCGCTCGTAAGTTATTATAAATTTAAAGGTAAATGGTCAGAAATTGGTTCACAAAAagatgatttaaatttaatgcaataattataacaatggTTCTCGCAGCTAGtaattctcttttcttttctgtattttcctattttatcttgaaactagctgatgtgtgcatcacatgacttccttttactccaatttaatgtcatttccccattactggcaattttaatgtgattcaatagtttactctctaaatatcaccaacagtggccaaattgaaaccagatttcaaaaaaaaaaaaaaaaaaaaatcgccaaatttgtctacaaatttggctacaaaacttggcgaccaaaagactggagacatttcgccaagtgtccgccaaattataacaccacttgagtttacaccgaaattaagaATTATTTCTCCTCAAAAATGggcgaaagacccctttaggaacacccgaatgcaaccaaaagaggaggtgtacaactagaccccactaggagtctacgtaacaaatttcaactttctaggacatgccgttcttgtgttatgcgacatacataagcacatacagacgtcacgagaaaactcgttgtaattaactcgggaatcgtcaaaatgaatatttcgcgtgtctatacgttcttagacacttattcacgtgtggtcgagtcgaaaaaaaaaaaaaaaaaactcaacattcattcgggggtgagtaaaatggaaactaagcttgatttttgagtgaaaatttttttgcgagtgcgatacttcatttttttgtaaaaggaagtaaaaattacatatattcaattttttttcagtgttttggcACGCGAAATTAATTTCTATGAAGTGCGGCCCTCGGGTTGGGCATCGTTGCTGTAAGAAAATAGCAAGCAAGTATGACTCTTTCCAGTTTAAGAAACGACTATGCggttattattgaaaaaaaaagaatcgaaatCATACATCTTAGAATGGAATTTAAGTTATTCAATGACACATTTATGGAACTTAATGTCTTAAGCTGAGAAATTCCTGACACTATCAAATTATCCTTTCATgcgtaaaagattaaaaaatttgagCAATCGTAGAAACTGGCTTGTAGTTTTTAAGCGATATAAAAGCTGGACGAAATCAAGGTTCACTATCAGCCGAACAGTTTCGATCAAACCAACAGCCATGTTTGCAAAGGTAATAGTTTACTTctttttccttatttaaaaaaaaaaaatcactgcaatatttattttcttataaaatcttcctaacaattttttctgaagaaattatGAGCTTCGTAGCTATTGTGAATTAGATTAAACATctattgtttttacttccttttacaaaaaaaggaagtattttattcgcgaaaaaaaaattcactcaaaaatcggccttaatttccattttgttcacccctgaatgaatgttgagctttttttttttcaacccacacgaccacacgtggaaaagtaacgtaaagaacgtatagacccccgaaatatccattttgacgatccccgagttaattacaacgagttttctcgtgacgtccttatgtacgtatgtgtgtgtgtgtggatgtgtgtcgcataactcaagaacggtatgtcctagaaagttgaaatttggtacgtaaactcctagtggggtctagttctgcacctccctttttggttgcattcgggtgtttctaaaggggtcttttgcccccttatggggggaaatcattgttaatttcgaagtaatctcaagtggtgttataatttggcggacacttggcgatatatcgctagtcttttgatcgccaagttttgtcgccaacttggggacaaatttggcgatttcttttttaaatctaatttccatttggccaccgttggtgatatttagtggataaactattgaatcacattaaaaatgccagtaatgggaaattgacattaaattggagtaaaaggaagtaatgtgatgcacacatcagctcgttttaaatataataaacacaAAGCTCGTCGTCTGAAATTAAACGAGCTTACTTTCTTGTTTGCCGTTATGAATTTTCGTAAGAATTGATAAATGTCTTTCGCCTTTAACTTGAGCTACAAATGGGTATTTTGGCTATATTAAATGggcatttttagcaattaaaactattttatgaaagCAAGACGTTTTTCACGTGAAAAGAAAACTATTAgttaatattaaaacatattaaacttattCATTGAACATGGTAGGTGTTGTTTCATTCCAACCATTGATAGACTTTTTATcgggaattattttttttaattaaagcaattttttaaatgctaaggCCTATAAAAGTAGGAGGACCAAACAGTACATGTGAATTGTAACAtttcatgcaaaataaaattCTGACACTGAATAGTTAAAGAATAAATTGATTAATATATAAACAACGAAATGTTGTTAGAGCAAATTTTATGCAATCAATGGTCAGAAACTTTGAAGCTTTATTATGAGAAAACCACACTACTGTTTAAAAATCGTTGCtactaaaaatttattattaataatttagaaTGTGacagaaataaataagtaagaaaataattGCATATCAATAAGTCctgaaaattagaaataaaattgctcgcagtttgtttttttttgggggggggggggagggtgagaAAAAAGCACTAGAATTCGCTAAATAACATAAGATCCAGTTAGTCGAACGATTACTATTATTAATGTTTTGGatactgaaaaataataaatgccaaTTTGGGCTCACCTCTTTCGGATATTGCAATTGGAACATTTTGTTTAAAGTTAACTCTAGTTCATTtggtttttcaaaagaaatgataGCTCAACCTCATTCTTAAGTcctatgtggcagtgagaagcaaaagggtgtAAGTGGACTTTATAAAgctttgagtaaaatgcgtttgaaATTCAGAtccaaggtaggctttcattgaatttttttctaaatcatgctgtgcagatgcacccaccagagctactagtaccatctcttgccccaagacagaggagaggttcacctactatgcatactggttatctgcaaatttttcattttgccacttacatccctttgcttcttactgcctcatatacagtggctctcaaaagtgttcgtacactttgaaattttttagtaaaaccaaaataactcaaaactgaattcgaatataaagtccaaaattttttcacatctttcctatatcattctaaatatgacccattgatttttttcaaaatattgagggatcttctttttgaaatgggtcagaaaacgaagaaacagagaaatatcacgccacaaaagtcatcgtacactcaaatattttcgaataaattcataattaaaattatcgtatgccgttttattaatatttttgcattgtgttgacccttataagtcatttggctttaattttttgtttatttattccttaatatattgcttattactgtaaaatggctggcattcgtaaaaaaaaccgcaaaagtcattcaaaattttaatttttttcccacagtaggggtaaattggtttgaaatgtctctaaattagttaatttatttgtttgtgtagtaaagtgcttgataaaatgctttaaacaaaggaatcggaccgaaaacaaggtaagaaaaggtcaaccagcaaagttcaaaaaacgtgatcgtagatttaaagttaaaaaaaattatgaaaaatacacatttgagtactgtaaaagtttctgcagagttaaatgaaacattttacatttaattttcacctaaaattgttcgccaagttctttgattagctggattaaatgagacctctttccgcagaaattttcttggtcgtgcgaaaaacagaaagcttacgcttttcgtcccaaaatcaatgataaataagctaaaaacagtttagaataatgtcttacttacagataaaaattaattcaacaattttggttaaattgttgtataactgtaagtagaagaaaaaattaggaacctaatcttaagaacttagttggatcagttaattaggacggtgaaggtgttttagtgtgagggtgcatatcagcatcaagacttggtagtttgtaattttttgatgaaataatgaatcatgttgttccttttaatattttaaaaaccaattttaaagtcttagccaaaaatttggttattggaaacaactttgtttttttatcaagataacgataagaagcacacggttttcaacgtttgcctcTAGTGCCTTAAAAACTgtactaaagtttagaaaataccccttcaatctccagatttgaacttaatgtaacgtagtTAGAGATATCtgtaggctagattacgaaaatacggctttgaaatgaaaatagagctagaaacagtaagattcgaagtgtggttgaacacttactcagaaattacgcaaaaaaaagaaagaaaaaagaatgaaatctattcccaagcgtttaaaaggtgttatgaatattgtatgatattctactaattaataacttaatcaaaagttagattattcaataatatatagacattttataaagtgtacgaagacttttgtgagataaaatttccggcacttttcggtttttgatttttaaaaaattaagttttaatattttttaaaaacttttcatgcagttttgtgaaaaattgatcagagatcttataattaaatacctattccgaaatattactTCTAGCCAATGATTTCGGGCCAATTTCGTTAaaagtcataggtgtacgaagacttttgggagccactgtatatcgtatccaattcaaaaatttatttaaagtattaaataaaaaattattggttaaaaaaaattaaaaatattctcaCCTTCTtattgaaattgttttcaaatCACTGAGTAAAAATTGAATATctaaattttgcggcagattgttGCATACACTCGTTTTTTGGTGCTGTTTTTctcctttaattatttttgaggagaaaatttcaaaacgtaTTGAGATTGAAAAcacagaaaatgttttaaaattagttatactagaatattttgaaaaaatatatttgttttgatttttaaggaTCTTCAGTCAGCATTTGCTACCTCTGTCCCTAAACGATTTAGTAAATAACTACAATGCTTTGAATTCTTGTGTATTTTGTAGCCGTGATTCATTTCTTATCAGTAACATGATTCAAATGTGAATTAGTGCATGAGTAccaatcaataaaaactaatatcagcttaaaaattaaaaaaaaagaaaaagaaatgaaatatattaaatattttctagataACTTGAGAAAACACGAAGAAGGCATAGTCACAATAACTAAGTTTTCTTGGTCACAAAAGAggatcaagagggaaaatttaaatccttacaaaaaaaaaaaaagaaaaagaaaatcttgtttatgcataaaaatcgaacAATGTACATCGTACATCTTTTTTCTTCTGTAGATTTTCATCACCGCCGCTATCGTTGTATGTGCAGTTGGGTCTCTTGTACCACTGGTGAGTACAAAACGAACTCtgaatgaataaaatttcttgcatatgcgtttaaaatttaaataatatgatgtattaatttttgctcaaattttaaatcacatttaaagagttttaaaagttaattagcAAAAGGAGAAATTGTATTGTCTTTAGaaaacatttataagtaattttaccagtggcgtacctagcaagggtgacacccggggtggtaATTTTTAGtgtctcctcccctcccccctacaaaagcaaaagaaaacaaaattaaatttttatttgaaaacatggaTTTCGTGCAATTTTCAGGAAACAACTATATTTGTGTTAGAACGAAACTTTAactgggctaatgtacaaaaaacaaataaaaatggggGTAGACTACAAATTAAGACTGCAAATGcttaaatttgtagtcttaaaaatttatatttttcattcataattcatatttttcaaaaacttcaattgCATTTTGGGTGttaccccccagacgggtgacacccgaggcggaccccccccccccgccgtagtgacgccactgattTTACATCCATGAAATtgtattatagaaaatatttttgaaattaaaaaactaaagctTAGTCATGCGAAATGTCTAGGTTACATGAATTTGATTTTTCACTGCAGAAATTCTCTAAAATTAGaccaacaaaattttaaacaaatattactTAATGATCACGGACAGAAACACTAACACAAaatgtgtcctttttttttcagcctgTACACCATGCTCCTAAACCATACAAATTTGGATACAATATAAAGGATAAACATGGAGATCAATACAGAGAGGAAGTCGGAGACGGAGCCAGTGGCGTGAAGGGCAGCTACGGATTCACCGATGCCAGGGGCGTCCACAGACGCGTCGACTACGTTGCCGACCATGCCGGATTCAGGGCTCAAGTCAAGACCAACGAGCCCGGCACAGCCAATCAGGATCCTGCTGCAGTCAGGATGATTTCTTCTGCTCCCTATGCCGGACCTGAAGCAGGACTCTTGGGTGCCGGACTTGTAGGTGCGCCTACTGTCTTAGCTGCACCAGGAATCGTTGGCGTCAACGGATTGGGCCTTGGATATGGGGGATTGGGGTACAATAACCTTGGATATGCTGACCTTGGATATGGCCTCAACAATGCTCTGCTGGGAGGCCTGGGCTACGCACGATATGGATACTAAGTTGATAAACATGAAAAACTTGGCAATACctttttaccttttgaaaaagagtggtcaatttcattccttttttaaaatctatgtACGATTAGAAAGTGGGTCATATTAGTATTCAACGGAGTTTGACTGTTTCTTTTTTAGTTTCAGTGTGACTTCCCTTCTTATGTGTTgtgaattttgttttcaagaatCCTTGCTTCCTTCgtgtaaataaacaaattttcactGCATTACAATTTCTTCGTCTCTTGTCAGGAAAATGATATTTAGTAATTTAAATGCAACAGTATCTGACATCtaactactttgaaaataaatattggcCATTAGTTTGTAATCTTCAAAatttgaatgaatattgagtttacATAGTGTACTCAAGCAAAGAATTCTCTTTCAACCACTTATGCAATTttggaacatttgaaatatttttttctattggcTTGCAAGTGCTGGTACGCATCACATCACAGGGCTCTCACATTTTAGCTATGTATAACTCAAGACCCGTCAGAAGCATTAAACACGAAGTTAGTTCAGCGTTTTGTGGTACACTAAATCACTTTATAGATTTTATTCTTATAATTACTACTGTTCAAAtacgttttaataaaaatcaattattgatTTTAAGGATTCACAAAGTTTTTGTAACACAAGTTGTTTTGTTTTCGTGggtgaattcctttttttttttttcttttgaacaatcacgattgcttattgttctcatttgactgttttgatgttcctatgattttattttccctccgcctccctctacagcaccaccgtcgaccggcctcacgatgctactcctctagcgaaagccgtctccaggttgcttccatatccaacatacacaggcatcatacacacacctgcactcacacatacacacacactcatacctgcacacagacacaaatacacacacactcatgcctgcccacagacacaaatacacacacactcatgcctgcacacagacacaaatacacacacacactcatgtctgcatgcagacacaaacacatacgcatacatacacatacctatatacacacacacactcatgcctcgacacaaacacacatgtctacatacacacacacacacactcgtgattgcgaaaaacataatttgaattcaaaatgccataattcaaattaatttatttctaatatttttataataatatatatatattttttaaatttttcttaaaaagacACATGTTTGGTAGAAGTTTAAATGGACTAAATGGCTTGGTTAGAACAATAGTGATGTAAGACAGTTAACGAACATTAAAATAAGTTACTAGTAACTTTTGGTAAAATTTAGTACATAATACAAAAGAAAGTACCtatgtttaaatacaaattctcctcttgaaacaaaaatttaatcgCAGTCCTGATTTTTTagcatatatttttccaaaaccttcaatagggaagttttcgatttttcaattttatttttatacgatagagtaacatgtgtgaacatcataggtgaaaaattttttgcgatactataagtagtttttttaaaattattttttaaagttcaagcgttgtgacatcaaatggcacaggaagtgacgtcatgcgctcttcctccgcgggagaagccgaaggacgtgcagttggcttcgaagacgaaacgtaaggcttaccgcctcgcatttaactcctcgcgtttctggaacattaaacctctcatcctctatATTGAAATCGCATTTAGCGTGATAAATTAGCAAACTACATTTTTGAAATACGGGAAAAATTTCCCCCCATTCATACAGATTTTGTGAGGGGAGCTTGGCCAAAAGCGGGTAGCTCGCCCAAAGCGGGTTGGCATTCATCTGCCGCGGCGTGTacaagcggcgatgcatacgtatgtcgtaaTTACCCGAATAcccccgagtttcaatcagtgCCAGCGAAGCAGCGGTGAAGCGGTATGGCGTAGCagagcttaaaattaaaaaaacgctacatttctaaaaaaaaaaaataaggtttgtaacttgtgatttgttTAAGACAAGCTTGTTTTTTCAATTGTCAATATTATTacattattctgacaccatccacatATAAACTACGATGGTAATTCCTTTAGTTTTGTCTTTTAATTTAtgattataattattgaaataaaaaacatgcttttgagcAAGGCGGATAGAGCAAAGCGGGTATACCcgatttctttatattttttggcaaatAGATTTAGGTTTTTTAGGTTTAgacttagattttttatttaaataggaaAAGTGtaacataaaaaaagttatttttatgacGTCGTTTAGCTAGTCTATTGTTTTAATCAATTATATCTTTATGTTTTATGAACAAATGTGCTGACTCATACTTATCCggtttaaactgaaaatataacttatttatttatttttttataatagcaGTTAGCTAATCAGTGGATTCAATCATATTTGACTGACAAATGTCcaaaatcacaattagttaagcttacccgctttaggccTCCTGATAggac
Encoded proteins:
- the LOC129220154 gene encoding adult-specific rigid cuticular protein 15.5-like, which translates into the protein MGEIFKQNLLHVSHQDVEKKPSRNPVHHAPKPYKFGYNIKDKHGDQYREEVGDGASGVKGSYGFTDARGVHRRVDYVADHAGFRAQVKTNEPGTANQDPAAVRMISSAPYAGPEAGLLGAGLVGAPTVLAAPGIVGVNGLGLGYGGLGYNNLGYADLGYGLNNALLGGLGYARYGY